Below is a window of Drosophila miranda strain MSH22 chromosome 3, D.miranda_PacBio2.1, whole genome shotgun sequence DNA.
TATTTGGCATCCATAAACGAAGCCTAGTCCATAAAAACAGAGCACCAAACGTATCGCATTGATATTAGCTTAGCATTTAAAATATTCTCATCACTGTTTCCACGCCTAATCATTTCCAAAGTCCGCTTAAAACGAATCCCATTCGTGCAGTCGTGCTAGCCTTGGGCTAATTATCATTAAAATTAAACTCTTTTCTACGATAATATCAACTTTTAATATGGATATTTGTAGGTGTGTCCTCCAGTCCAGGATTCATCACTCCAAactaaaacgagggggaacgttgtgagttgctgcggacaccgcaactctacggttatacccgatactaagtcagtatggctctcctccggcagacgccgctaatattaaacgacacgacaaagagtgcgtgcgagagagacagaaaatcagtctgagcgtgacgtcgggcgctgcgtagccactgcaaattgatttgttcctattggctataaaaatgatctgatctgatccagattcagcaatctgatagatatggtcattatctatgattctgcgtttttagttttctcgaatctgcaatattgtggatgcaacagattttcgtcctttgtgtgggcggaagggggtggggcgaaattttgaaacaaactcgtctcggtccgatgtattaggagtgtggatacctgtggttgctctagcttttatagtctctgagatctaggcgctaatgttttactctaagcaaagccgcctatgctacgtgttttagagagagacagggcgagaaaaaatgaaattgttttcttgatgctggctataataataatacgatccaattcagattccgcagtcttaaagatatggtcattctctacaattctacgtttttggttttctcatatctttaaaattgtggatgccacagattttcgtcctttgtgggggcggaagtgggcggggcgaagttttgaaatatttttgtagcagtgacatatcacagaagtctggatccaaaacatcgttgctctagctcttatagtctttgagcactaggcgctgaaggggacggacagacggacggacggacagacggacggacggacagacggacagacagacatggctcaatcgactcggctattgatgctgatcaagaatatatatgtatactttatggggtcggaaacgattccttttggacgttacacacatccacttttaccacaaatctaatataccccaatactcattttgagtatcgggtataataaaacaGTTTTCTATGTGAGTTTTCTATCCAGTGAGTGCGCACCAAATAGCGCTGGTTTTGACTTGGGATTGTTCATTGATATATTCGAATGCAACAGAAAAGATTCTTTCTAAACTTGAGCGCTATTCCCATAAGTCTTTGGTATTTTCATAATTATTCTACCGGAATATCAGTGCGTCTGCGGCATTTACAAGCTGCCAATGTCATTGTAACGTTTCAACTTATCCGGGAAATTGTCTCTGAAGAGAACTGGATCCGCTCGAAACTCCACCGTGCGCAGCGGCATGCGACCATAGATCTTGGAGAATCGATCGATGCAGGCGGATCGCTCTCGCATGTGATTCAGATCGGCCGATAGCATCTCGGTGTTGGTGCACTCGGGGCACTTGAATTTCTTTCGCGGCGTCACCTTTATAGGCGGATTGTTGGTAATATTCGCCACCAGAAAGTTCATGGCAATATCCTCACAGTTCATGTGCTCGTCCACCCAGTCCTTGATGTCCCCTGGCATGGCATATGTGTACATGTGGCTCCAGTACTTGTGATGGAAGGCGGCGCCGGTGAGCACCATAGATATCTGGTTAGTCCACTCCGATTCGTAGTGCCAGCGCATTGTCACATTATCCCACACATGGATTCGGCTGGGGAATCCGACAATGTGGTCGGGAAACTCTCGCCAAACCTCGTAGCTTTAAGAAACGTCAGATTTTAACTGGAATTCATAGGATATCATGGTTCAGCTCTTTCTTACCCAAAATCAAGCTCGTCAGTCGTTAGCATGATAATGTCGTCGTCTATGGTTAAAATGGCTTCAGTCTCGATTTCCGGATAAGGATAGAATCGGTTCGATAGCTTGTTCTCCTTGGTTTGTCTAATCTTCAGCGGCTTTGAGATGGATGGGAATGTCGATACTGCAGTGGAAGAAATCCGTATTTAATACCAAGGATCAACATTGAAATATTCAGTCCGTGCTTACGGTGTGGCGGTGACTTCTTCTGGTTGTTCCAAATGACCAAAATACTTTGCAGCGAGGGCACGACGGCCAGTTTTTGGATCAACAGGAAGAGGCTCTCCACACGGTCATAAGTGAGAATGACGGCTGTGAAGCCCTGAGATTTGGGCGCCAACGAAGGAAGGAACAGCGGATTGAAGGTGGCGCGGGGATTGGTGGCAATTGCATTCCACTGTCGGCTGCTGCGGGCGCGAAGAGGGAATATACGACTCTCGAGTACCTCAAGAGCCGTCAACGTCACCGTCTTCAGATCCTTGAAGTATTTGGAATAGAGCCACTGGACCTGTTTCTGCATTTCAACAATTTTGACATTTGAAATAGCTTTTAGCTTCTGCATTATGGAATGCAGCTCAAATTCGCGTATGCGTACAGACGCCAGAGACCAATCAATAACGTCCTCAAAGGGCAGCACATAGTTGTCAATAGCAATCACGGGAATACAGCTCTCGGACATTATCTCTACCAGATCGGGCTGACCCAGACGAAGGCTTCTGCCCACAAAACAGAACTTTCCATGCGACAGAAGACGGGGATACTCCATGAGTTTGTGATGCTGCGAGAACGAGCAGCGGGTGGAGAGATCCATGCCATTACAGGGTCCCAGTAGCAGCAGCTGTTCGGCATGAGCAGAGGACAGGTCGCGTAGGGTTCTCAGAAAGCGAGGAAGGACATTAAGTTGTGCCACAACCAAGAGAAACTTTCTTTGGGCCGCAGCATGCGGATGTTGATGCCCTACGCGGGGACTCCACACGGGTATAGCGACATCAAAGCCCGGCCGATACGTCCAAGTATCGAAGCCTCCGCCAAATATGATGGCATTATCCGTGTTCACGTCCAGAACCGAATTGTAGGCTGGGGCACTTCCTGGCAGCATATTGAAGATTATGTGGTTATCTCCGCGTTCCCAGAAGTCCAACGAAGCCAAGGCCGCCCCCGCCAAGTGTTTGTCAAAGACATTCTGGCTCAACAGATCCAAGCTTGGGAGGAACAAGCAAGCCTCATTGGGATTCGACGTATAGTAGCGACTCTTGAGCACTGCCTCCAGGATTTGAAAATACTCGCTGGACAATGTGGTGGCAACCTTATCGGTCTTCTGATCCACAAACTCTTGCAACGGATAAATGTAAACCTTGAGTCTATCATGCTCGCACTTGTAGATGTTCAGGCAGTCCCAGAATGTGCAGTTCCCATTGCGCTTCCGCTGGTCTGCATCTGAGTGTAGGATCACCTCCTGACTGTGCGAGAGGTCCAGCACCAGAGTTTGCGAGTCCTTTTTCCCATAGAAGAATCCATCTCGTTGGCTGCTCGAAAGGTCCCACAGCAGGAAGCCCGCACAGAGAGCGACAATTGTAAATAAGCCATAGGTAAGGCAGTTCAGCAACTGCTCTTTCGGACTGCTGCTCGATATGGTCCGTGGCTGGGTCACCAGGCTTAATAAATACTTCAACTTATTCATTTTAGCTCGGACGGCACTCCtttttttacattttgttGGAAAAAAGGGGTCAAAACTTGTCCTGTTGTCTAGATTGGTATGACCGTTTGACAGACGCGCGAAAATGCTGTCGATACCATGTTACAGCTGAGTATTTTACAACACTAACAGTGTCGCCAGTGGCCagggagccaacaaaaaaattacacaaaaccaatatataatatatatattattatataattataatatataatatatttatcTAGACTCTTCGATTACAGAGACATAACGACTTGCAAGAAGGCCGACCATAGACGGCATTTTGTTGTATCAACATTTATTACTTCTCTTTTAACTGAACGCCCAATTTAGTGGCCTTGATGTCACAATCTGGCAGCTGCTTCTTCAGCTCAAGAGCCACTTGATCCATGTTCTTTACGTAAAGCATATCAAATATGAGCAGTTGCTTCAAGTTTTTGAGTTCGCCTATTACGCCCAGACCAGAATCGCTGATGTCATAGCAGCCGGAAACTTGAAGCCGCTCCAGCGAACTTCTGATGTGCCGCAATCCTTCCAATCCATCGTTTTCCAGATGCTTGCAGTTGTGAAAGATGACCGTGTCAACTGAATTACATCCCTTGAAATGAGCCAGTCCAATTTTCATTATGGATGCGTTAGTGGCATCCACGACTTTGATGGCAAACTTGGTCGTCTCTGCCGGCAGCGAGTTGTAGTCCTTCCACAACTTAGTCGGGTTGTCCACAAACCTCACACCGCCTCCATTCTTCACAATCCATTCGGCACAAAGTCGATTTGGACCCACCTTGGCGAGACGCTCCGCATCCACTTGGTTGAAGGCGACTGCCACATAGCCCCATATATTGCGGCCGATTGGATTCGAAGCCTGTGGCAGGCATTTCGATGTTCTGAACTGTTTTACCACTTTTGTTAACGTTTTAGGAATCCAGTTTAATACAGACATTGCAAGAACTGCTGTAGGCGTCGTACATTACTCAGCACTGTTTAGAGGGTTGCGTTGCCAATTTGTATGTTACAATTTGTAgtcattttttttaaatttaatagtAAACTCCAGTTCAAGCGCTTCATTATTTTGTTGATTCTTATGTTTGTCATTTTGCATTTTACAAAGCCGACTACATTTTATGATGTTTCCAACACTGGAACTACACTTTTTCAAATGATATTTATCCCGCAAACGAATTGGAGATCAAAGGATTTAACTGCCGCTCTCTAGAATCAATAAATTGTTCATTCTAAATGCAATAAAAAATTGGAAAACGATCGCAAAATCGGATATTGGCTGTAATATTGGTATTTTCAAAATAATAAATGATGCCGCCGTATTTTACTTACACTTACCGAACAAAAATACCGATACCTTGTTTATCAACGAATAATCAAAAGTTGCGGCTGTTTCATTTCCTTTTTCAGGCAAAGTctaataaaagcaagtatttcaaacaagccagtcaagtagaaaatatgTTCATTAATGTGAAAAAATTAAGTGGGCAGGGCTGAAAGATCTagatagctagtaatattccagtTAATATccaaaacgaggaatatgatgCAACTTGAATACAAATAATTCGTCAGcttatttacggtatatttttaaaatgagatgGTATATTTCGGAGGGTCGGACCAGTGCTGCCAGATTTTGAGAGTCACCATAAGctaaattaaagaaaaaaataagCTAGACTaagctaaaaattaaaaataaaaaaaacttaaaaataaGCTAATTATACAAAAACACATCAAAATAATGAAGAATTGAATTTTATTGATATTTTGTTTTCAATTATTATTCTTTTTTAAACTTTCCACTCCAACAAAAAATATGAATTTTGTCCTATTTCTTAATAAAGATTAacaaatattacaataaaatctaaaaaacaaaattgttttgtaccacatttttttaagccaaaataagctaaatgaAATTTGAAATAAGGTAGATTTCAAGCTATTTGGTTTTAAAATAAGCCAAATCTAGCTTTAAATAAGTTGAAATGGCAACACTGGGTGGGACGGGTATATTGTATCGATAAGTCCGGTCACACTGACCTCTCAGACCGCGACACAACGGCCGAACCAGCGTCGGTGCTCGAAATAATAAATGAAAAAATCggaaaaataatttaaataaaaataaacataaagtAACCTATATTCGAGAGAAAAAGCTTCGGTGTGCGAGGATCAAAGATAGCGATAATTCGAAGAGCGATTGCGTCGTACTCTCGGGAAAAAGGCAGGAGAGCGTGTGAGCATAAAATCTCGGCAATAAcaaaaaacatacatatgCTTGTGGTTATGATTGAAATGTACCTAAGAATTTATGTTAGGCGCTTGATAAATGAACAAATTGATTGTTTAGAACAAAACTAAAACTACAACATCCatgaaaacaaacaaaaagctACAAATATCGTCAAATCACAAATTCATTCTCGTTACGTGCAGAGTTGTTGTCAATGAGTGTGGctgcgtttgtgtgtgtgtatgtgcatgCCGCCACCGCAATTGAAGACAAATACACCACTACAAAGGCAGTGAATAAAAATACATTGTGTAGCTGTGTGTGTCGGTGAGCTCAGTGACGTCGCAGCAGAAGTCGGCGGGGCAGCGCGCAACGCCAGCGTCAGCTTCAGCATCGAACGTGTTAAAGTGACGAATAAACAACCGAAGAATCACATCGCGCTAAAGCAGGAGATAGACAAACAGAACGGTACAGACAGCCGAACATTTGTACAAATCTTTCACACATACACCGACCCGACCCACTCGTATGCATATGCATACCCCGACGTAATAGTTGCCGCCGCAGACATTAAGGCTCTGCTCGGGCCTGTCTATCCCACTCGCGCTCTTGTTTACACAAACGCCCACATCCACACACCATCAGAACCATCCCCAACCCCCGACCCCCGTTGTGCTGATATTGTGAATAGGTAAGTAAATGCCACATTCTGCTGCCTAATTAAGTTGGAAATTCACTTTTGCCAAACATtagtctctctttctctctctctggcagtCTCGAACTATCCTATACATTCTCTTTTTTCCCCAACTTTTTAACGATCATCTATGATTCTGTATCTATGCCTCTACCAACTCCTGAGGCACCCAGCGGTGTGGTGTGGTTGGACAAATGCAAAAGATGAATGATATACAGCCACACGGCCATGCCAGATGATAAATGGCGCGCTATATTAGATGATTTATTTCTTAGGCTCCCCCTAAGCCCAGGCCGTAGTTCATTGTGCTTTGGGTatgggtacgggtacgggcaCCTCTCTTTATCCGCGCTTTGATGATAATCGGCTTTATCTCGCATGCGGATATCTGTGGCGTTGATTCTGAGTCCCCGAGACTCGAACAAAAGAATTGCGACAGTTGTATGTTAGACTCAAAATGGAGACTAAAGTCCCTCAATCTAAAAGTCCAGACAATAAGCCCTGAATAGTACTTTATATTGCATCCGATCTGGGCAAAAATAGTCACAAATCAATTTTTCCGGGTTTCCCCATTGATCGTTTCGGTTCCATTGCCTCGGCAAATCCCATGCTGATTCAACAACTATGTATTTCGCCAATTATTTTTGCGTTGAATTTCGCTGGAACTAATCGCAAACCCATAAGCATTATTTCCATTGATTTTAATAACTTTCCAGAAAAGCAGCGATTCTGAAAAGCGTTTTCACCCTTTCTCCTCCACCGTTTTTGCCGTGTGCCAGTTATTCCTCCGACTCTCCCCTTCGGTCTTCAGTCTTCTTCGGTTTTCTGatgtttttctgttttctaATTAGTTATAATTACACTTAATGCAATTTAGTTATGAGGCTCTGTTTCTGGGCCCCACATTCGTGAgtgcctcagcctcagccccgATGTTCGTGCCGTTTCCATTTTTGCATTTATACATTTAACATTGATGGGGGATTTTATGATTAGTGCAAAGTTTTTTTTccctgctgctgcggctgccgcTTTTCGATGCATTTGACTGGGCTTTCAGTTGCAAGGGAAACCAGAAGGGGGAATCGGGAGAACCGACAGAGAGGAAGGGggcgggagagggagaaagcCCCTTCAGACAGCAGGcgttgaatgcattttgtaGTTGTACGATTTTACTCGTGGCCGATAAGTGAGTCCCGTTCTGAGGCAATACCAGAAAAAGTTTCCCTAATGCATGTAGCTATTTTTTCTCAGAAAACTGGTCATtttttgtacatatgtatgtaactCATACTCTGTATATTCCAAGGAAAAGGCTACTTCTGATACTTCTTGTACGTACGTATGTATATCGTCTATTTGTAACATAATGGTAGCTCTGGGAAAATTTTTGAGCAAATCCAACATGGGAAGAGGTATGCCAAACAGAACCATCAGAAATGGTTGAATGCCAAATGGTTCCAGAGCTACGATTGTGTTTACCTGAGCATATAATATATTGTGCCTTGCTTTAAGGTGTGAATTCTAGCTAAATTCAGTATCACCTCCACATCATATGCATACGAGCAAGGGCCTGCCTGGCCTGCCATTTCAGACTCGGCCAGGAGGAGATCATATCAGGTGGTGGTCTCATAAATAAATGCATTTAATGCTTCGTTGGCCGTCGAGTGGGGATGGGTGTCTGGTGTGGTGCTGGTGTGTTGCTGCAATTGCTGCAGATGGCCAGAggtacatatttatgtacataccTTTTGCAATGAACCAAACCAAACTTGACCATGGCATGTCCCTTGTCTCACGAAAGCATCTTCCAATGATGGAGTCGAGTCGCAGCTCCAAagaagcaacagcagaagcagctcCTCATCATTAGCAATTTGAAATGCATTCAAAGCGGGATGCAGTGGGGTGCGGGCAAAGCGGAGATCGGGAGATCGAGTGTATCCAATTATTTCAGCATTTTATGGCGTAAATTTCCTTAAAACCAGCCACTTTTCAGCTGAAACGAATCGCGCAAGCTAAAGAACGGCAACAAAATAACGTCTGCAGGCAAGTCCCCACTAAaaaggagatggagatggggaGGGTAGGGGGCACGGCACGGGCACAGctccacagcagcaacaaatctTAAAAAGGCATCAAGATTATTGCACAGAAAAATTCTTTTCTTCACACCTCGGCCAGACAGCCCAACGTCGACGTTTCGGAAAGGTCTCGGcagctggggctggggctaaAGTttgagttggagttggagtggGGGCTTGAAAAAGAATgaaggaaacgaaacgaaacccaAACTCGAAGAATTAAATGCGACTTCAAAGAAAGGCACAGAAAAGCGGGCACACGGACAAGAAATATGGTCAAAACGAAGCTATGATGCGAGTGTCGGGGGTCGGGGCCGATCCCAGGCCCAGGGAAGGCCCAGGCCGGGCCCAggccaacaccaccaccaccaccaccaccaccaacaaTGGACATAGTGtgcaacaacaataaaaacCAATTTAAGCCGACGACCAAGCAACGTCTTTTGAAGTGTGTGGATCGTCGAGTGTGGAGTGTGTAGGATTCCTCTGTAGGCTTGCCTTCTTGTCGGCTTTCGTTTAAGCGAGACTCTTGGACTGACGTCCcgaaccaacaacaacaacaacaacaacaacaacaatccgAAGGCATACACACAATCGGTTTCAGAAATCAGATTCGGTTCGAAGTTGAatagttttgttgttgttgggaattatgtacaatatatattatatgtatgtgtgtgtgtgtatgcggGATATCTTTGTCGCTCCTTCAATCTATGGCTGGCATTGTGTATGTGCATCTGCGTGTACATGTGCCTGTAACTTTGGATCTGGGTTTTGTTTAGGGTGCGAGGGATCTACATAGCTTAACAAAttccacaaaatataaaacatGTCAGAGTTCATTTAAAGAACAAAAAAGGGTCTTGTCTTTGGAGAAACTAAAATGGGAACTACATTTTATTCCTTCGCTATGCGAAAGACAATTTTTCAAAAGTAATCCTGAGAAGTTTTgtgatatatgtacatatgtaaatatatttcaaGAAAAAAATAGAGGCATTTACAAATCGAAAAGTTAATTTTGATCAAAACTCTTGCTGTGGGCCTTGAAGTCATGGCAGTTGGTGTGTAAATATTTGGCTCTGCAGCTGGTGGATCTGCAGAGTCTGGATTTTAAAAGACCGTTTGCAACAGACTAGTCATGGGGGAAATTGTTCATTGTACTGCGAGTCCGAACATATGTTTTTTACTGAAGCGAACGTATGAGTTGTGTTATAGGGGTCGTATGTGAAGGTTTCAAGGGTTATTTTAGACAAAACATCCATCAGATCATCGGAGTCAGCTGCGTATACAGTCCTATGCACCTTTCGTCCTTTTTCATTcacaaaacaaaacattgTCCCTTCGGCAAAGTGTTCTATTGAAATAATAAAAGAATGAAATTCCATTGCAGGGTATTTGTGCATTTACCAAAAGTCAAGCACGGATTATTTACGTTCCTATTATTACTAATCCGCAAGTACTTTTCACCTTCGCCACGCTCACACATACACCCACCCATAAAGGGAGAGAAAAAACCCCGAAACAAAACGAACGTAAGTCGGCATTGGCCTCGGCAAATGCAAGAAACAGATGCGATGCTCTCCCTTCTAACACGCACACAAACACGcataaacatacatacatacatttgaCCGATCATAtccagcagaagcagcagcggcagcagcagcagccaacaacaatGCAAGTGAAATCCCAGAatctctttctttttctgcCATATTCTTTTGGTTCTGTTCTTTTCCATTCCGTTCCCTTCCCCCTGCCTGCGGAAAACGAGGCCCAATCCagttttctgttgttgtttttctgtTCCCTGCGCAGATCTTAAGTTGATTTCGTTTCAGCGTTGGCTGCA
It encodes the following:
- the LOC108159562 gene encoding exostosin-2, which produces MNKLKYLLSLVTQPRTISSSSPKEQLLNCLTYGLFTIVALCAGFLLWDLSSSQRDGFFYGKKDSQTLVLDLSHSQEVILHSDADQRKRNGNCTFWDCLNIYKCEHDRLKVYIYPLQEFVDQKTDKVATTLSSEYFQILEAVLKSRYYTSNPNEACLFLPSLDLLSQNVFDKHLAGAALASLDFWERGDNHIIFNMLPGSAPAYNSVLDVNTDNAIIFGGGFDTWTYRPGFDVAIPVWSPRVGHQHPHAAAQRKFLLVVAQLNVLPRFLRTLRDLSSAHAEQLLLLGPCNGMDLSTRCSFSQHHKLMEYPRLLSHGKFCFVGRSLRLGQPDLVEIMSESCIPVIAIDNYVLPFEDVIDWSLASVRIREFELHSIMQKLKAISNVKIVEMQKQVQWLYSKYFKDLKTVTLTALEVLESRIFPLRARSSRQWNAIATNPRATFNPLFLPSLAPKSQGFTAVILTYDRVESLFLLIQKLAVVPSLQSILVIWNNQKKSPPHLSTFPSISKPLKIRQTKENKLSNRFYPYPEIETEAILTIDDDIIMLTTDELDFGYEVWREFPDHIVGFPSRIHVWDNVTMRWHYESEWTNQISMVLTGAAFHHKYWSHMYTYAMPGDIKDWVDEHMNCEDIAMNFLVANITNNPPIKVTPRKKFKCPECTNTEMLSADLNHMRERSACIDRFSKIYGRMPLRTVEFRADPVLFRDNFPDKLKRYNDIGSL
- the LOC108159565 gene encoding ATP synthase subunit s, mitochondrial, which encodes MSVLNWIPKTLTKVVKQFRTSKCLPQASNPIGRNIWGYVAVAFNQVDAERLAKVGPNRLCAEWIVKNGGGVRFVDNPTKLWKDYNSLPAETTKFAIKVVDATNASIMKIGLAHFKGCNSVDTVIFHNCKHLENDGLEGLRHIRSSLERLQVSGCYDISDSGLGVIGELKNLKQLLIFDMLYVKNMDQVALELKKQLPDCDIKATKLGVQLKEK